A stretch of DNA from Acanthopagrus latus isolate v.2019 chromosome 7, fAcaLat1.1, whole genome shotgun sequence:
GCGACATTTTTGGCTCATCTCAAAGACGGCTTTGATTACGCTTCCTGAGGCAGGTGCTGGGAGGTTTCCTGTTTCTCTTGGCCAGTGAGGGATGTTTCTTGTCTCTTCGTTCGCCGGCTCGTTTGGCTCGAATCCCCCCTTTCCACCAGGGATAACCGGTGAAAGAGAGTCATGTGAAAGGgtgacagggaaaaaaaaaaatgaagcggAGGAAACGGGAGGGATGAATCTGTCCTTGTGAAACCACACTTCCATTCCACACGCCTGAGCGCGCTCCCCAGACGCAACTTGTGAATGTCAAGCAATTAACCATGCTGTGGTATAAGTTAATTAATGACACACAGCTGGCTcggaggatggggggggggcaaagaaggaggaagaagaaaggtgagcacaTGATAACAAGcgtcaagagaaaaaaaaacaaagaattgcaCGACGTTATGAAATGACTGTCAGAGCGTCAGTGCTGTGAGGGAATCGATGTCAAAGTGAAGAAAACTGAGGTGGACAGACACCGAAAGaatacataaaatgtaaataaaacatatattgtcAGTTTGGATAGATAGCTGGGGGGGGACGCCGCTTTAAGCCAGCGGATGTCTGGAAAACAAACCTCGCGTGGAAATCGTGAGAAAGCAGGCGAAGAGGCAGAtgcaggggagagagaaaaaggataTGTTGTCTTTGAGAAAATTAGAGCCTCTGTGAATAACTACACTAAACCACATTTTTTATCATGATGCGTGGGTGAGGTGCCAGGGGATTAGAGAGAGTGTGTGGCAGGGAGATAGATGAGAAGAGAGAGCCAGCCTCTTAATGAATCCAGCAGCGGAGAGGAGATTGACGGGGGGGGGGCTCGTGTGTGATTCACCCCGCTTTATCATCACGCAGTCACGCCACATTAGACCAGCAACAGCAGGTGGATTTAATGCTTTCACTTCAAATGCTTCATAGTGCTTAATAActtgttattattcattaagaACCTGCTATAATGTGGactaaatgaagaaaaaatactGGACATGAATCATCTCAAAAAGTGTAAGCAGTGGCATACGTGACCCGTTTAGAGTAATTTCCATTTCTGCAGTTAATGTTGAAACTTCACCACATAAGCAAATATGACTAGGTCTCTAAGaatccctctttctctttctctttctctttccctttctctctcatccttcCCTGCAGCCATGAAGTCGGACCGGAAGCGTCTGAAGGCGGAGAAAGCAGACCTGGTGAACCAGATGCAGCAGCTTTATGCCACACTGGAGAGCCGCGAGGAGCAGCTCCGCGACTTCATACGCAACTATGAGCAGCACAGAAAAGTATGGCGCCCGTGTTCTGACCGCGATCAGTCAGCAAAGCAAGTGCATGCACAAAAAGAGTTTcgggaaaaggaagaaagatcTCTCCCGTCGTAGCTGTTTGTAAGATGAATGTAGCTTCGTCCAAGCAAGAGCACGGCGAAACAGAATGAGTTCTTTCTAACAAAATGCGTGTAACAAATGACCAAATTGTTGCACGAGTAAAGTTGTCAGAATGACTGAAAATATTTCTCTCTCGGCATTATGGTTAGACGTTCAggtttgtgtgttgctgttgttttttgtcacgTGTCACTTCCAGAACGTGAAATTAATCACTTagacctttttctttctctgggaaaaaaatgatcacaCTAAACTGATCTGAAATTGGGTTTGGTGCTATAATCAAACAGACTTGCTTGATCCTTACTATTTTTCAATGGTGCGCTTGATAAGTGAACCAATCCATCAGGATCTCTGTGTCTGCTAGGAGAGCGAGGATGCGGTGAAGGCGCTTGCCAAAGAGAAAGAcatgctggagagagagaagtgggaCCTGAGGCGGCAGACCAAGGAAGCCACGGAGCACACGGGGATGCTGCGCTCCCAGCTCGACCTCAAGGAGAACCGCATCAAGGAGCTGGAGGCTGAGCTGGCCATGGTGAGGCAGGAAGACAGACTGAGATGGGTGATCAGGGGCgagctgactgacagacaggccggcaggcagacagacagactctaATCAGTGCTTTCAAAAATTGTTTACCTCTTTCTTTGCCATTGTTAAACATCAATTTTCTCCATTTTTAGTCTTTGATGGCACTTTTTATATGCGTAGAATAAAACCAACAATAGAAAGCAAGATCAGGGAAAGTACAGTCGTCGAggctcagacacacatgcatcacTTGTGTTTACTGAAGTATTTTCAATACGCTGTCAGCCACTATGTACTAGTTTGGATATACTGCATATGATCAAACGCAGGAAGCCTTTGAATGTACAGTATAGACATCCCTCATGTCTCCAACCCCCCAGATGAGTAACTGTGTCAATCAGAGAATGGAGTTCCGGGTGTTTGAGCGGGTTGCGGACAGGGACTACTACTCTCCTAGGGTCATGGCGGTAAGATGGGCCCCCCCAGCTTTAAATTTTGACCTTTTCTCGACCCCTCTGCTCCCTGGAAATCTTTCCTACTTATGACCTAATTGTCGTTTTGGAAAGCCCCTCCTCTCAGCTGCACGTTTTACACTAACCCACAGCCGACCCTGAGTGATCCCAGTGATCCTATCATGAGTGAACCCACGGATTTCCCGCTGTGACTgatctgaatgtgtttaatgtgtaatTGAGCTAAGAAATGCCCCGGGGGGGAGGAAATACATCAATATTCTGCCCACTAATGATTGCTCTGAAGGTTTGTGATTGTGCTCTGTTTTGCATGTCAAAGACTATGATTGATAATCGTTTGACCGCTGGTAGGTAGAGATGATTGCGGTGAGGCTGATTGTGCCGCCGGTGATTTGCAGCCTGCCTGGCATGATGATACGATTCACAAATATAACAAGATTTCAGGCATTTGAAAAACATGTGAAGGCTAAtcagaaaaacattcacacaaagagaaaaaaaaaaaaaacttttgacagacacaaaacacacgcaCCAACTCATCTCCCAGGGCTCCAGCGGGTCATTGTTGCTCCTGTTCAAAATGTGGCGAGTCCCGCTTTGCGACCAGTCTCTGCAgagcaaaatgtatttgttaaacTTATAGAGAGGCGTCATTATTTCCTACAGTTTCTGCATCTTTACAACTCCTGACTTCCGCCCCTGAAAGGAAGCAAACAGCAAAAACCTCCTCCAGATatgaggtcttttttttttgttttttccccctcttctctgCGCTCCCAGGAGTGGTAACAAGGGATTTCACACAACAAAAGACCAACATGAATACAGCTGCATTTTTCATGAGACAACAACCACATGAAGAGCCCAGGGGAAACAACTCACATGTCTGCATGCACTCAGAGACTTGTAGTGGGATTCCAGATATGTAACGTTTCCATGTGTGCACACGTACTACgtgcataaataaatcaacagaaacacaaacacccagTTGCCAGAACAATGTTGGTAATGTTGAGTTTCTgtaaaccatggatatgtttaAAGTTGCTAATGCTGCTTGAGGATCCAGGAAGCGTGCAAATGCTGATGATATTTTGATCATGACTGGTGGTATCATATGTGCAATATGTGTAATTTGTGTAAATCATGTTGgtgtgtgctgctctgtttatgtttttatgctATTATCTCCAATATGGAGGAAGTTACATGTGCACAGCATTTGAGTCCCAGACAACTTTCCCATATGGAGACAATAAAGAATACAGTATCATATTGTATCTTATCAAATTCTATCATATAGTATTTTTAGGTTCAATATTACATTTGatgttgtgacaacgctgtgcttattGTCTGGAGATGCTCCAACATCCTTTCAAAAAATATCCATATTTGTCGCCGTTAACAAAGCTAGAAAATACCCTGACATCCTCTTGAAAATATTCAgtgctttcaaaaaatgttgaaaagcctTCTTGAACAGTGGTTGTTGGCTTGACAGACTTCTCTCAGACTTGCAGTAACACTAAACTATCCGCTCAACTGCCTGACATCAGAGTCCGGTCATATACATATCATTTCAATGTGATGTGAGAGATATATGGTTGAAATGTTGATAAGATATATTTGAATGTGTCCGTGGTTTGCAAAAACTTAAActaccaacattttattctgatgatTGGGCTGCAACAACaccaactaaaaaaaaataaatgaaaagtaaaaatttaataaaaaattagaattaaataaaaataagaattaaaGCTATTCCTCCAGGACTGTCTCTAACTGTTTGctttctgactgactgactgactgcatctATCTGTCCATCTTCTCAAGGCCAAACAGTCACTGGCCACCCTGACCAAGGACGTGCCCAAGCGCCACTCTCTGGCCATGCCCACAGAAACGGTTGTCAACGGCAACAACCAAGAGTGGGTGATGCAGGCCGACCTACCCCTGACTGCTGCCATCAGACAGAGTCAGCAGACCCTCTACGTCCACACGGGGCATCCCACGGACAGACAAGGTAGGCCGACACGACACCCTCGTCCCGTACGTGGACCGACTGACACCGGGTGGTTCTCGCCCTCTGCATGCTCATGTGAACTTGcttcacacacatccactcCTGCCATCTGCTCAGTATGACCACGGTGTTGGCCACTGATGATTGCTCCGGTTGTGACATTTCATGCGCTTTATTGTAGCTGTTACAGCGAACACATTTTTGGCTTTACGGCTCTCATTTGTCTGTGCCGCACAGAAGCCTTTGGTGGCAGCTGAGGATCAGCTGGGTGTTAActactgtgtttgtttagttaAATGTACTTTCACAAAACATGAGAAGAGACAAtgaaaatcatacatttttacatttctttatgttttggaccctatttttacttttcag
This window harbors:
- the LOC119023356 gene encoding kazrin-like isoform X6, which translates into the protein MDFNSPDASLDKVLLREEVAQLQEEVHLLRQMKDMLSKDLEETQGGCSADVLSATELRVQLAQKEQELDRAKEALQAMKSDRKRLKAEKADLVNQMQQLYATLESREEQLRDFIRNYEQHRKESEDAVKALAKEKDMLEREKWDLRRQTKEATEHTGMLRSQLDLKENRIKELEAELAMMSNCVNQRMEFRVFERVADRDYYSPRVMAAKQSLATLTKDVPKRHSLAMPTETVVNGNNQEWVMQADLPLTAAIRQSQQTLYVHTGHPTDRQVAAVRVSPCHSRQPSIISDASALEGDRSSTPSDINSPRHRTHSLCNSLEDLEEAKRKKKKEKMGLGSLSRVFARGKQRKSLDPGLFDGTSTPDYYIEEDADW